Below is a genomic region from Microbulbifer sp. ALW1.
CACCCACGCACATGGTGACCACCACATACTTTACGCCCCGGCGTTTACCTTCCAGCAAGGCGTGGCCCACCATACGCGCGCCACTCATGCCGTAAGGGTGACCAATGGAAATGGCTCCGCCGTTGACGTTGAGTTTTTCGTTATCGATGCCGAGTTTGTCGCGGCAATAGAGAACCTGTACCGCGAAGGCTTCGTTCAGCTCCCACAAGCCAATGTCGTCGATACTGAGACCGGTGCGCTGCAGTAGTTTGGGAATGGCAAATACCGGACCAATACCCATTTCGTCCGGCTCACAACCGGCCACCGCCATGCCGCGGTAAATACCCAGCGGGTTGAGATTGCGCTGCTCCGCCAGTTTGCTGTCCATCAGTACCATGGCAGCGGCGCCGTCAGAAAGTTGGGATGCATTACCTGCGGTAATCACGCCCTCTTCGCGTACCGGGCTCAATCCGCGCAGACCGTCAATGGTAGTTGACGGACGGTTGCCTTCGTCGAGCGACAGGGTAACTTCTTCTTCCGATTGCTCGCCGGTTTCCTTGTTCACCACAATTTTTCGGGTAGTGACCGGGATAATTTCATCGGCAAACAAACCCGCTTTCTGGGCCGCAGCCGTTCGCATCTGTGATTGCAGCGAATATTCATCCTGCAGGTCGCGGCTGATACCGTAGCGCTTTGCGACAATTTCCGCGGTATCGATCATTGGCATATACACCGCCGGGTGCATGTCCAACA
It encodes:
- a CDS encoding acetyl-CoA C-acyltransferase; translation: MKEAVIVSTARTPIGKAYRGAFNNLEGASLGAHAVRAAVERAGIAPGEADDCIFGVALQQGTTGTNVARQVALRAGLSPTVAGMTIDRQCSSGLMAVATAAKQITQDGTPIAIAGGMESISLVQNQTMNSFRVADPALLDMHPAVYMPMIDTAEIVAKRYGISRDLQDEYSLQSQMRTAAAQKAGLFADEIIPVTTRKIVVNKETGEQSEEEVTLSLDEGNRPSTTIDGLRGLSPVREEGVITAGNASQLSDGAAAMVLMDSKLAEQRNLNPLGIYRGMAVAGCEPDEMGIGPVFAIPKLLQRTGLSIDDIGLWELNEAFAVQVLYCRDKLGIDNEKLNVNGGAISIGHPYGMSGARMVGHALLEGKRRGVKYVVVTMCVGGGMGAAGLFEVV